In Arthrobacter sp. SLBN-83, one DNA window encodes the following:
- a CDS encoding aldehyde dehydrogenase family protein, giving the protein MTYATSTQDPVLGVETATATTLFINGKWEPASSGAVREIRNPADGELAAIVSEAGREDAERAIAAARAAFDSGIWSDVPAPERGAFLLKVAAGLRERREEFARAESLDTGKRMVESRIDMDDIAACFEYFGRLAGQQAGRVVDAGNPAVVSRIVYEPVGVCGLITPWNYPLLQAAWKIAPALAAGCTFVLKPSELTPSTSILAMQLLQDLGLPDGVANLVTGAGAQAGAPLSEHPDVDLVSFTGGLETGKRIAASAAGTVKKVALELGGKNPNVVFADADFDAAVDNALNGAFVHSGQVCSAGARLVVEESIAERFVDELVRRAKDMRIGGPFDEDAETGPLISAAHRDKVDAYVQRGLQEGARLRTGGAAPQGEKYDAGFYYQPTILDQVQRGMSVVTDEAFGPVVTVETFRTEDEAVATANDTIYGLAGAVWTQDAGKAQRVAGRLRHGTIWINDYHPYLPQAEWGGFGQSGVGRELGPTGLAEYQEAKHIYQNTSPQVTGWFADHSKEN; this is encoded by the coding sequence ATGACTTACGCCACATCAACGCAGGACCCCGTCCTCGGCGTCGAAACCGCTACAGCGACCACCCTGTTCATCAACGGCAAGTGGGAGCCGGCCTCCTCCGGCGCTGTGCGCGAAATCCGCAATCCGGCCGATGGCGAACTGGCCGCCATCGTCTCCGAAGCCGGCCGGGAAGACGCCGAACGCGCCATCGCCGCGGCCCGCGCCGCCTTCGACTCCGGAATCTGGTCGGACGTCCCGGCACCGGAGCGCGGCGCCTTCCTCTTGAAAGTTGCCGCCGGGCTCCGAGAGCGCCGGGAAGAGTTCGCCCGCGCCGAGTCGCTGGATACCGGCAAGCGGATGGTGGAGAGCCGCATCGACATGGACGACATCGCCGCCTGCTTCGAGTACTTCGGCAGGCTCGCCGGGCAGCAGGCAGGCCGCGTGGTGGACGCCGGGAACCCCGCCGTCGTGAGCCGGATCGTCTACGAACCCGTGGGCGTCTGCGGCCTGATCACCCCATGGAACTACCCCCTCCTCCAGGCCGCATGGAAGATCGCCCCGGCACTGGCCGCCGGCTGCACGTTTGTCCTGAAGCCCTCCGAGCTGACCCCGTCCACCAGCATCCTGGCCATGCAGCTGCTGCAGGACCTCGGCCTGCCGGACGGCGTGGCCAACCTCGTCACCGGTGCCGGCGCCCAGGCAGGCGCACCGCTCTCCGAACATCCCGACGTCGACCTCGTCTCCTTCACCGGCGGCCTGGAAACCGGCAAACGCATCGCCGCATCAGCCGCCGGCACCGTCAAGAAGGTGGCGCTGGAACTCGGCGGGAAGAACCCCAATGTGGTGTTCGCCGACGCGGACTTCGACGCCGCCGTCGACAACGCCCTGAACGGCGCATTCGTCCATTCCGGCCAGGTCTGCTCCGCTGGCGCCCGGCTGGTGGTGGAGGAATCCATTGCCGAACGCTTCGTGGACGAACTGGTCCGCCGCGCCAAGGACATGCGGATCGGCGGCCCCTTCGACGAGGACGCCGAGACCGGCCCGCTGATCTCCGCCGCCCACCGGGACAAAGTGGACGCCTACGTCCAGCGCGGCCTCCAGGAGGGCGCACGGCTGCGCACGGGCGGCGCGGCGCCGCAGGGAGAAAAGTACGACGCCGGTTTCTACTACCAGCCCACCATCCTGGACCAGGTGCAGCGCGGCATGTCCGTGGTCACCGATGAGGCGTTCGGCCCGGTGGTGACGGTGGAAACCTTCCGCACCGAGGACGAGGCCGTGGCCACCGCCAACGACACCATCTACGGCCTGGCCGGCGCCGTCTGGACGCAGGATGCCGGCAAGGCCCAGCGCGTGGCCGGCAGGCTCCGGCACGGCACCATCTGGATCAACGACTACCACCCTTACCTCCCCCAGGCCGAGTGGGGCGGCTTCGGCCAGTCCGGCGTCGGCCGAGAGCTGGGCCCCACGGGCCTGGCCGAATACCAGGAAGCCAAGCACATCTACCAGAACACCAGCCCGCAGGTCACCGGCTGGTTCGCTGACCACAGCAAGGAGAACTAG
- a CDS encoding TetR/AcrR family transcriptional regulator, with amino-acid sequence MGTSAVNSGEQTDRQSRILDAAMDLLSRHGIAGVSMRSVAREAGVALGLVNYYYDDKTTLIRAALGRVDEHDLLLVAPDPSVSPDEQLRRALHRVAAADLLTTRYLSLRLHLWALAQADEDYAQINAAAFDRYIDGLAALVSSAKPELSWNECRERASDIVVIQNGMWLTALLGVDKASIQRSITRTEEIAFAPINNPGRGESG; translated from the coding sequence ATGGGGACCAGTGCCGTGAACTCCGGCGAACAGACTGACAGGCAATCGCGCATCCTTGACGCAGCGATGGATCTGCTGTCCCGTCACGGGATTGCGGGAGTGAGCATGCGATCCGTGGCGCGCGAGGCAGGCGTGGCACTGGGGCTGGTCAATTACTACTACGACGACAAGACCACCCTGATCCGGGCAGCCCTGGGCAGGGTGGATGAGCACGATCTCCTGCTCGTCGCGCCGGACCCGTCGGTGTCCCCCGATGAGCAACTTCGGAGGGCGCTCCATCGAGTGGCGGCCGCCGACCTGCTCACCACCCGCTACCTTTCCCTGCGCCTTCATCTGTGGGCCCTGGCCCAAGCGGACGAGGATTACGCGCAAATCAACGCCGCTGCCTTTGACCGGTACATCGACGGGCTCGCGGCGCTGGTATCCAGCGCCAAGCCGGAGCTGTCATGGAACGAATGCCGGGAGAGGGCTTCGGACATCGTCGTCATCCAGAATGGCATGTGGCTGACGGCGCTGCTCGGGGTGGACAAAGCCTCCATTCAACGAAGTATCACGCGGACTGAAGAGATCGCCTTCGCGCCGATCAACAACCCTGGCCGGGGCGAAAGCGGCTGA